In Felis catus isolate Fca126 chromosome E1, F.catus_Fca126_mat1.0, whole genome shotgun sequence, the following proteins share a genomic window:
- the ZSWIM7 gene encoding zinc finger SWIM domain-containing protein 7 isoform X2, translating to MAAAWAGLTLPAVVEELLSEMAAAVQENARIPDEHLSLLKFIFGPSAIQALDLVDRQSITLISSPSGRRVYQVLGSSGKTYTCLASCHYCSCPAFAFSVLRKSDSLLEPRAPSRSKTYSHNSLFQRRTSLPT from the exons ATGGCCGCCGCCTGGGCTGGACTCACGTTGCCCGCTGTCGTGGAGGAGCTCCTGAGTGAGATGGCCGCGGCGGTGCAGGAGAACGCGCGAA TTCCTGATGAGCATTTATCATT GCTGAAGTTCATCTTTGGCCCATCAGCCATTCAGGCCTTGGACCTTGTTGATCGACAGTCCATCACCTTAATCTCATCGCCCAGTGGGAGGCGTGTTTACCAG GTACTTGGAAGTTCTGGTAAAACGTACACATGTTTGGCTTCTTGTCATTACTGTTCATGTCCTGCGTTTGCCTTCTCCGTGCTGCGGAAGAGTGACAGCCTGCTG GAGCCCAGAGCACCAAGCAGGAGCAAGACATACTCACACAACTCCCTGTTCCAAAGGAGAACATCATTACCCACCTAA
- the ZSWIM7 gene encoding zinc finger SWIM domain-containing protein 7 isoform X1 — protein MAAAWAGLTLPAVVEELLSEMAAAVQENARIPDEHLSLLKFIFGPSAIQALDLVDRQSITLISSPSGRRVYQVLGSSGKTYTCLASCHYCSCPAFAFSVLRKSDSLLCKHLLAVYLSQVTGTCRQLKVSDKQLTDVLFAEKKQKA, from the exons ATGGCCGCCGCCTGGGCTGGACTCACGTTGCCCGCTGTCGTGGAGGAGCTCCTGAGTGAGATGGCCGCGGCGGTGCAGGAGAACGCGCGAA TTCCTGATGAGCATTTATCATT GCTGAAGTTCATCTTTGGCCCATCAGCCATTCAGGCCTTGGACCTTGTTGATCGACAGTCCATCACCTTAATCTCATCGCCCAGTGGGAGGCGTGTTTACCAG GTACTTGGAAGTTCTGGTAAAACGTACACATGTTTGGCTTCTTGTCATTACTGTTCATGTCCTGCGTTTGCCTTCTCCGTGCTGCGGAAGAGTGACAGCCTGCTG TGCAAGCATCTCTTGGCAGTTTATCTTAGCCAGGTGACAGGGACCTGCCGACAGCTGAAGGTCTCTGACAAGCAACTGACAGACGTATTATTcgcagagaagaaacaaaaagcataa